The following coding sequences are from one Eriocheir sinensis breed Jianghai 21 chromosome 13, ASM2467909v1, whole genome shotgun sequence window:
- the LOC126997818 gene encoding putative uncharacterized protein DDB_G0290521 — MPGKKPPSTPSDAVQGKEYRPINGAQSPSQPPTSPLSPAPTATQNFQPPAAPHAGGGGGGGGGGSLTPSAAPPQKESGSGRSKSKDLAPSGKDSRSTSRDTPTPLHLPQDPPLGPARSPPPKSAISFNPIMPRAEKPFDSEYPHAEGFFFFLRVTPVWLIFP, encoded by the exons ATGCCCG GGAAGAAGCCTCCGAGCACCCCGAGTGACGCGGTGCAGGGGAAGGAGTACCGGCCAATTAACGGTGCCCAGTCCCCGTCCCAGCCCCCCACCAGCCCCCTCTCGCCCGCCCCGACCGCCACGCAAAACTTCCAGCCCCCTGCAGCCCCCCACGCCggcggaggaggtggcggag GTGGCGGGGGATCGCTAACCCCTTCGGCAGCGCCCCCGCAGAAGGAGTCAGGGAGCGGCCGTTCGAAGAGCAAGGACTTGGCACCGTCAGGGAAGGACTCTCGTAGTACCTCCAGGGACACCCCCACGCCCCTGCACCTCCCGCAGGACCCCCCCCTCGGTCCGGCACGCAGCCCCCCCCCGAAGTCAGCCATCTCCTTCAACCCCATCATGCCGCGCGCCGAGAAGCCCTTTGACAGTGAGTACCCACACgcagaaggtttttttttttttttaagggtgaCTCCTGTATGGTtgatttttcc gtga